TTTCCACTCAGTATTTAGTTTGATTATTGCCTATTTGAATTTTTAACTATTGACAATATATATTTATTTTAAATATGTTATATGATAACAAACAAATAAAGATAAATCAAACAAGGACATAAATTGAAAGAGATGCTTACTATATTTCTGGTCATCAGGATTCCTCTGGGGGGTAATTCCGCAGGCTCATCTATCGGGCTATCCCCAGTAGGAGCCTGCGGATACAGAGGAACAGAGATATATCCTCACAATAGAGAGAGTGAATTTTTCATTGCCTGCCCCGCCTTTTGGCGGATTAAATCCAAAAGTGTATAAATTTACACCCTATCGTTATATTTTTGTTATTCGTTCTTTTTGTCATCATCAACTTCTTTATATTCAGCATCTACTACATTTCCTTTATCTTCTTTCTTCTCTTCTGTTGGTTGTTGTTCTGATGTAGGTGTTTCTGTCTGTTGCTGTTGTTGTGATGATTGTGCCTGTTGATAAAGTATTTGAGCAAGTTTATGAGATGCTTGTTCTAATTCACTCATTCCTGTTTTTATACTTTCTGCATCTTTTGTCTCGCTCTTTATTAAATTATCTAAATTTTTTATTTTCTCCTCTATAGCTTTTTTCTCTGCATCATTTAATTTATCACCATGCTCCTTTAATGTTTTATTTACTGAATATATCAATCCATCTGCCTGATTGCACAAATCAATAAGTTCTCTGGCTTTTTTGTCTTCTTCTGCATGTTTTTCTGCTTCTTTTACCATTTTTTCTATTTCTTCTTGTGATAATTTTTTAGAAGCGGTTATTCTTATTGATTGTTCTTTTCCAGTTCCTAAATCCTTTGCAGAAACATGTAAAATACCATTTGCATCAATATCAAAACTAACTTCAATTTGAGGTACTCCTCTTGGTGCGGGTGGAATACCATCTAAATGAAATTTACCTAAACTTAAATTATCTTTTGCCATAGGTCTTTCACCTTGAAGAACATTTACTTCCACAGATGTCTGATTATCCGCAGCAGTTGTAAATATCTGACTTTTTTTCGTAGGGATTGTTGTGTTTCTTTCTATTACTTTTGTAAAAACTCCTCCTAATGTTTCTACCCCTAAGGAAAGAGGGGTTACATCTAAAAGCAATATATCTTTATCTTTCATTTCTCCTGCAAGAATTGCCCCTTGAATTGCTGCTCCTATTGATACACATTCCATAGGGTCAACTCCTCTTTCTGGTTTTACTCCAATATATTCTTCAATAAATTTCTGAACTATTGGCATTCTTGTTGGTCCACCAACAAGTATTATTTTCTTAATTTCGCTCCTTGTTAATTTTGCATCTTCAATTGCTCTATCAATTGGTTCTTTACATTTATCTATAATTGGCTGGATGAGTTCTTCCAATTTTGCTCTTCTTATTTTCATTACAAGGTGTTTGGGTCCCGTCTGGTCAGCAGTTATAAATGGCAGATTTATATCTGTTTCAACAGTTGAAGAAAGTTCTATTTTTGCTTTTTCTGCTGCTTCTCTTATTCTCTGTATTGCCATTTTATCCTGTTTTAGGTCAATACCTGTTTCTTTTTTAAATTCCCCTACAATGTAATCAATTAAGACATTATCCATATCTGTACCGCCCAATTGTGTATTTCCACTTGTTGATAGAACTTTAAAAACACCTCTCATCATTTCCATTATTGTTACATCAAGTGTTCCTGCACCAAAATCAAAAACAAGAAATTTTAGTTCCTGGTCAAGTTTATTGAGACCATAGGCAAAAGCAGCTGCTGTTGGTTCGTTTATTAATCTTACAACTTCAAGCCCCGCAATAGTTCCTGCATCTTTTGTTGCCTGTCTCTGGTTATCATTAAAATATGCTGGAACTGTTATAACTGCTTTCTTAATAGGAACTCCAAGAAATGTTTCTGCGTCTTTCTTTATTTTCTGCAGAATAAAAGCAGAAATTTGTTCAGGCGTGTATGTTTTCCCATAGATATTATATTTATAATCAGTTCCCATTTTTCTTTTTGCTGCAAAGACAGTTCCTTCTGGATTAACTGCTGCCTGTCTTCTTGCTGGTTCTCCAACAAGAATTTGTCCATCTTTTGTGAAAGCAACATAAGAAGGGAATGCTTTCCCTCCAACTATTGTTGTTCCTTCAGCACTTGGAATTATAACTGGTTTATCTCCCTCCATCACTGCTGCTGAGGAATTACTTGTTCCAAGGTCTATTCCAATAATTTTTTCCTTCATTTTTACCACCTCCATTTTGTAAATATCATTAAATCCTGTTTATATTTAAGTAACAAAAGAAAAAACTTTCTTTAAAATCCATCCTAACCTTCCCTCGGCCATAGCCACGGGCGAGGCCTTTTTAAAGGAAGGAACTTTCCCCTTTTTTTAAGGGAGGATGGGGAAATTTTTCTTTGTTTTTATCTTACTACTTATCTACGGGATAGCCTGTAGACTACGCCCGAGTTAATCCTGCGGACTACTCTCTCTACTTACAGTCAACGAAAGTTGACTGAGTAGTTGATATTTAGATGATAGAGTCGTTTAAAAGTTTCAGTAAATATATAACTATTTAATCAACGAGAACTCATCCATTCCTCATCAAAAATTGCCATTTCTAAATCACCGAAGGATGGTAGTGTTGCATAGTAATGGCTAATGCCTAATAGAATTCTACCATCTTTTAACTGTGATATTCCATGATTACTTAGTTGGTTTAATCCAATATCATCGGCAATAATTTTAGGCTCACTCCAACTTTCACAACCATCACAAGAAAGTGAGGTAACTAAAGGGTGTCGGGGATGTTGAGAAGTTGATGGAATATTATTCCAAACTAAAAGAACATTTCCACTTTTAAGTTTAAGTAATCTTGCCATTGACTCAGGAGCAGGGATTTGTGTCTTTTTTGCAGATTGCCATGTTTTTCCTCCATCTTCTGAGATAGATTCGTAAAGATATCCACTCTTATTTCGGATAATACAGTAAATTTTATTTGGTGAAACTTCAACAAATGTTGGTTCCATCGCTCCTCTTTTTTCTGGCATTATAATATCATTGCTTTTTTCCCATGTTTTGCCTTCATCGTCAGAATACAAAAAATAGGCGATATAAAACTGCTCTTTTTTGCTTTTGTCCAAGGAATAAACGCTAACAAGAATTCTGCCACTCTCAATTTGTAATGCCTCAAAACAGTAAAATGGCATTTCTCTGCCTAAACTCCATGTTTTTCCTAAATCATTAGATTCTCTGAGAATCATACGGGAATAACTTTTTGAATAATCAGCCCATTTTGTAAATATCCGGTGTTTTTTATCTTCCACATAATCAACATAAAAACTCTCTCTTATGAATAATAAGACCTTTGGAGTATTTCTCATTTGAAGCAATAATGCACTGTTCAAGCAACCGGGTGTTTTTAAGAACACTTGAGGGGCTGACCATGTTATTCCTTGGTCATCCGACTCTGAATATAAAACTACACTATCTTTTGAACACTCTTGAATATCATAAGCACCCCATAATATTAAAACTCTACCATCAGAAAAAGGATAAATCTCAGGTCCTTGATGAAATTGTGCTCCTACATCTCCACGAATAAAAGAAAAATACTCCAACTTTCCTGGGGAATACCTTAACGGTGTAATATTTGTAATTATCATAAAACACCTCCTTGCAATTGTTTTATAGTGTTTTCCCAGATTTTTAAATCTCTTTCCTTAGGATTATTAAAAAATTTAGTCCATCGTAATCCATATATTCCTAAAAATTTAGCTCCACTATTTAAAATTTTTTTAACCCCATTTGCAATTTCCTTTTCATTTTTAAATTGTGAGTAATTCTTAATATCCAAACAACCAACAAATCTACAATAAGGATTATTTGCCTCACAGGTTTCTTTTACTTCTCTTATTCTTTCTTGTAAATTCTCTGAAGAAGTTGTCCGAAAGTAAAATGCATCAATCAATCCTTCTTTTATCATCTTTTGCCAAGGCCAAAAGTGCCTTATATCATCCTTTAAACTATATCCTACTGTAGAAAATTCTATTGGATGCTTTAAAGAAAATAATTTTTCTTTAATTTCTTTAACAAATTCAATAGCACAATTTCCACGAAAAATAACCCAATCTGAGTCATTATTATTTTTGGGTTTTCTCCCAAAATTTTCTATAAAAGCATTTACCATTGATTTTTCATATCCAAAGATACAAACTCCATCTTTATCAAGTGGCATAGATAACGGTTCTAATTGTATACCATCGGCATCCACATTTTCAACAATTGTTAAATAACTTTCAGCAAAATAAGAGCGAACATCAAAATTTGCTAAACTCATAAAGGCAATATTATCTTTACCTTCAACTAATCGCTCCCAGGAAGAAAAACCATTACAATCATAAGTAAAAGAAGTAGGAAAATGTTCCATTATTTCATATCCTAATAAATATCTCTTCTGAAGTTGTGTT
This genomic interval from bacterium contains the following:
- a CDS encoding sialidase family protein translates to MIITNITPLRYSPGKLEYFSFIRGDVGAQFHQGPEIYPFSDGRVLILWGAYDIQECSKDSVVLYSESDDQGITWSAPQVFLKTPGCLNSALLLQMRNTPKVLLFIRESFYVDYVEDKKHRIFTKWADYSKSYSRMILRESNDLGKTWSLGREMPFYCFEALQIESGRILVSVYSLDKSKKEQFYIAYFLYSDDEGKTWEKSNDIIMPEKRGAMEPTFVEVSPNKIYCIIRNKSGYLYESISEDGGKTWQSAKKTQIPAPESMARLLKLKSGNVLLVWNNIPSTSQHPRHPLVTSLSCDGCESWSEPKIIADDIGLNQLSNHGISQLKDGRILLGISHYYATLPSFGDLEMAIFDEEWMSSR
- the dnaK gene encoding molecular chaperone DnaK; the encoded protein is MKEKIIGIDLGTSNSSAAVMEGDKPVIIPSAEGTTIVGGKAFPSYVAFTKDGQILVGEPARRQAAVNPEGTVFAAKRKMGTDYKYNIYGKTYTPEQISAFILQKIKKDAETFLGVPIKKAVITVPAYFNDNQRQATKDAGTIAGLEVVRLINEPTAAAFAYGLNKLDQELKFLVFDFGAGTLDVTIMEMMRGVFKVLSTSGNTQLGGTDMDNVLIDYIVGEFKKETGIDLKQDKMAIQRIREAAEKAKIELSSTVETDINLPFITADQTGPKHLVMKIRRAKLEELIQPIIDKCKEPIDRAIEDAKLTRSEIKKIILVGGPTRMPIVQKFIEEYIGVKPERGVDPMECVSIGAAIQGAILAGEMKDKDILLLDVTPLSLGVETLGGVFTKVIERNTTIPTKKSQIFTTAADNQTSVEVNVLQGERPMAKDNLSLGKFHLDGIPPAPRGVPQIEVSFDIDANGILHVSAKDLGTGKEQSIRITASKKLSQEEIEKMVKEAEKHAEEDKKARELIDLCNQADGLIYSVNKTLKEHGDKLNDAEKKAIEEKIKNLDNLIKSETKDAESIKTGMSELEQASHKLAQILYQQAQSSQQQQQTETPTSEQQPTEEKKEDKGNVVDAEYKEVDDDKKNE